A region from the bacterium genome encodes:
- a CDS encoding dTDP-glucose 4,6-dehydratase — protein sequence MNLLVTGGAGFIGSHFVKLVLKEHQDIKVTVLDALTYCGNLDNFAPDVWDNKNFSFCHGSILDKNLVFDLMKNQDKVVHFAAWTHIDRSIDVADPFIDTDFKGTQVLLEAIRRYPVKRFIHVSTSEVYGTAIYTPVDENHPIAPQSPYAAAKAGADRLVYSYFQTYKLPVVILRPFNIYGPNQYPEKLIPYFITRVMEDKSLPIYGDGRNTRDWTHVFDCVKAVWKTLQTPGIEGEVINIGSETEVDVITISQTILNTLNRPKALIELIGDRPGHVKRLIACSKKANDILGWYPEIQFKNGLKQTIEWYVDNRKWWEKIKKKPQFKEFEKLWYSKLRRKK from the coding sequence ATGAACTTATTAGTGACTGGAGGGGCAGGGTTTATTGGGAGCCATTTTGTGAAGCTGGTCCTTAAGGAGCATCAAGATATAAAAGTTACAGTCCTCGACGCTTTAACCTATTGCGGAAATCTTGATAATTTTGCACCTGATGTATGGGATAATAAGAATTTTTCCTTTTGTCACGGTAGTATTTTAGACAAAAATTTAGTTTTTGACCTTATGAAAAATCAGGATAAAGTTGTTCATTTTGCTGCTTGGACTCATATAGACAGGTCAATTGATGTTGCCGACCCTTTCATTGATACAGATTTCAAAGGGACACAAGTTTTACTTGAGGCTATAAGGAGGTATCCGGTTAAACGGTTCATCCATGTTTCCACATCTGAAGTCTATGGAACTGCTATATACACTCCAGTGGATGAAAACCATCCAATAGCGCCTCAATCTCCTTATGCAGCAGCCAAGGCGGGTGCAGATAGGCTTGTTTATTCATACTTCCAGACTTACAAACTTCCTGTAGTAATACTAAGACCTTTTAATATCTATGGACCTAACCAATATCCTGAGAAATTGATTCCGTATTTTATAACAAGGGTAATGGAGGATAAATCTTTACCTATCTACGGAGATGGTAGAAATACAAGAGATTGGACTCATGTATTTGATTGTGTAAAAGCAGTGTGGAAAACACTACAAACCCCGGGGATAGAAGGGGAAGTGATAAATATTGGGTCAGAGACGGAGGTAGATGTTATTACAATCTCTCAGACTATTCTCAATACTTTAAATAGACCAAAGGCATTAATAGAACTTATTGGCGACCGACCAGGGCATGTAAAGAGATTGATTGCCTGCTCTAAAAAAGCTAATGATATCCTTGGGTGGTATCCGGAGATTCAATTTAAAAATGGACTTAAACAAACAATAGAGTGGTATGTAGATAATAGAAAATGGTGGGAAAAGATAAAGAAGAAACCGCAGTTTAAAGAGTTTGAAAAATTGTGGTATAGTAAACTCAGGAGGAAGAAGTGA
- a CDS encoding SLBB domain-containing protein has protein sequence MSVLLSILITVTPIPEDYKLQIRDEITLTVSGNINFAYSDSVSPQGTIFIRSGGLTSEGVSPLSNAVTLSSSVILGTVKVLDLTLEEASKLVEDEFNRYFKNIRISIAIKGFHDVICVNGAVEKPGAYPFFPGRTAKEYIGLAGGFTERADAKRSYVIKKGGNKIHIDKTEIDRGDIIVVKRVFLKWWEDYVTIASALTTVTIAWFTLSR, from the coding sequence GTGAGTGTTTTGTTATCTATATTAATAACTGTTACTCCTATTCCCGAAGATTACAAACTCCAAATACGGGATGAGATTACATTAACCGTATCTGGTAACATAAATTTTGCATATTCAGATAGTGTGTCTCCTCAAGGTACTATATTTATTCGGTCGGGTGGATTAACCTCAGAAGGTGTATCACCTTTAAGTAATGCAGTAACTCTATCAAGTAGTGTAATCTTAGGTACAGTAAAAGTGCTCGACCTTACATTAGAAGAAGCAAGTAAGTTAGTAGAGGATGAGTTTAATAGATATTTCAAGAATATCCGTATTTCTATCGCAATTAAAGGATTTCACGATGTTATTTGTGTAAATGGTGCAGTTGAGAAACCAGGGGCATATCCATTTTTCCCTGGCAGGACAGCTAAAGAATATATAGGGTTAGCAGGTGGGTTTACAGAGAGAGCAGATGCTAAAAGAAGTTATGTTATTAAGAAAGGCGGAAACAAGATTCACATTGACAAGACTGAAATAGATAGGGGCGATATAATTGTGGTAAAGCGTGTATTTCTTAAGTGGTGGGAAGATTATGTCACAATTGCTTCTGCTCTCACAACTGTGACAATTGCTTGGTTTACATTATCACGATAA
- a CDS encoding Wzz/FepE/Etk N-terminal domain-containing protein, which produces MERNIGIKDYIRVLIKWRRLVVLNVLIITCFAIGISFIIPKKYTATASLLPPLPGTEMLGISRTSGIASALSGIAGISGIPGLSATTSSDLFAAILKSKATADRVIIDCNLIKVYKTNTMKATYERLTKDTEIKVTPEGIITIATTAKTPRLAKLMADSYIRNLDNLNKKLTMSIGKRNRIFLESRLQEVKRDLKMAEDSLKRFQELHKTISIKEEIEPVLEAVSEIKAKIIANEVKLGVLQKYATEDNPEVIKVKSELSELNKRLHAMEYSGDSEHFGIGFSIPFRKIPKVGLQLARLTRDVMIQEKLLAILTEQYELAKTQEAKDTPTVDVLERASIPEHKSYPKRKIIVGLAFIFSLAVGIILAFFLNWIETLEPEERAKWKEIRAMVRRK; this is translated from the coding sequence ATGGAGCGTAATATAGGTATAAAGGATTATATTAGAGTGTTGATTAAATGGAGAAGGCTCGTTGTCTTAAACGTACTTATTATCACTTGCTTCGCCATAGGTATATCATTTATCATTCCCAAAAAATACACAGCTACAGCTTCGCTACTTCCACCTCTCCCGGGAACGGAGATGTTAGGAATCTCAAGAACATCAGGAATAGCGAGTGCTTTATCGGGTATAGCAGGTATTTCTGGAATTCCAGGGCTCTCAGCTACTACTTCATCAGATTTATTTGCTGCTATTCTAAAATCAAAAGCTACGGCGGATAGAGTTATTATAGATTGTAATTTAATAAAAGTTTACAAAACAAATACTATGAAAGCTACTTACGAGAGACTCACAAAAGATACAGAAATAAAAGTAACTCCTGAAGGTATAATTACTATAGCTACAACAGCAAAGACACCTAGACTTGCAAAACTTATGGCAGATTCATATATCAGAAATCTTGACAACTTAAATAAGAAATTGACGATGAGTATTGGGAAACGGAATCGGATATTTCTTGAAAGTAGATTGCAAGAAGTCAAAAGGGACCTAAAAATGGCTGAAGATTCACTCAAAAGGTTTCAAGAATTACATAAAACTATATCTATTAAGGAGGAGATAGAACCTGTGCTTGAAGCAGTAAGTGAGATTAAGGCAAAAATTATTGCTAATGAAGTTAAACTTGGTGTGCTCCAAAAGTACGCTACTGAAGACAATCCGGAGGTAATTAAAGTAAAATCAGAACTTAGTGAACTCAATAAGAGACTGCATGCTATGGAATATAGTGGAGATAGTGAGCACTTTGGAATCGGTTTTTCTATCCCATTTAGAAAAATTCCAAAAGTCGGATTACAGCTGGCAAGGCTTACCAGAGATGTGATGATTCAGGAAAAACTACTTGCCATTCTTACAGAACAATACGAACTTGCAAAAACACAAGAGGCAAAAGATACACCTACAGTTGATGTTCTTGAAAGAGCCTCTATCCCTGAACATAAAAGTTATCCAAAACGAAAAATAATAGTCGGGCTTGCTTTTATATTTAGTCTTGCTGTAGGAATTATTCTTGCCTTCTTCTTGAACTGGATAGAAACTCTTGAACCAGAGGAAAGGGCAAAGTGGAAAGAGATAAGGGCGATGGTGAGAAGGAAGTAA
- a CDS encoding nucleotide sugar dehydrogenase, with amino-acid sequence MLEQKIIEKKAKIGVVGLGYVGLPLALHFTKKGFKVLGFDIKKMRVNLVNEGKSYIEDAPEAELKKEVASGRLSATGDYDRIRECDAIQICVPTPMNPNKEPDISYIVATSKEIQKRLHKNQLIILKSTSFPETTDKVVLPILEKSGLKVGEDFYLAFSPERIDPGNKKFTIGNTPTVVGGVTRECTKLAVLLYKSVLDNVIPVSSTRVAEMTKLLENTFRNVNIALVNELAQLCERMGIDIWEVIDAASTKPFGFMPFYPGPGVGGHCIPIDPYYLSWKAREYDFHTSFIELSAKVNEDMPYYVVNKVIEALSQKGICPAKAKVLVLGVAFKRNVADLRDSPALKIMEILKNKVSKLSYNDPYIKTISINNHKYTSILLTNDILKATDCALIATDHSVYDYKSIVKNSKLVVDTRNATKGLKGGNIIKLGC; translated from the coding sequence ATGCTTGAACAGAAAATAATAGAGAAGAAGGCAAAAATTGGTGTAGTTGGTCTGGGCTATGTAGGACTGCCACTTGCTTTACATTTTACAAAGAAAGGGTTCAAAGTGTTGGGATTTGACATTAAAAAAATGCGTGTTAATCTTGTAAACGAAGGCAAAAGTTACATTGAAGATGCTCCAGAGGCTGAGCTTAAAAAAGAAGTGGCATCAGGTAGATTGAGTGCCACAGGTGATTATGATAGGATTCGTGAATGTGATGCGATTCAGATATGTGTCCCTACACCTATGAATCCAAATAAAGAACCGGATATCTCTTATATAGTAGCTACTTCCAAAGAAATTCAAAAGAGGCTGCATAAGAATCAGCTTATTATATTAAAGAGTACCTCATTTCCTGAGACTACAGATAAAGTTGTCCTTCCAATACTTGAGAAGTCGGGTCTTAAAGTAGGTGAAGATTTCTATCTTGCATTTTCACCCGAGCGTATAGACCCGGGGAACAAGAAATTTACTATTGGAAATACACCTACAGTTGTTGGAGGAGTGACTCGTGAATGCACAAAGTTAGCTGTTCTACTTTACAAGAGTGTTTTAGATAATGTTATCCCAGTTTCTTCAACTCGTGTAGCTGAGATGACAAAACTACTTGAGAATACTTTTAGGAATGTAAACATAGCACTTGTGAATGAGCTTGCCCAGCTATGTGAGCGTATGGGTATAGATATATGGGAAGTAATAGATGCAGCGTCTACAAAGCCGTTTGGATTTATGCCATTTTACCCGGGACCCGGTGTCGGTGGGCACTGTATACCAATAGACCCTTACTACTTATCATGGAAAGCAAGGGAGTATGATTTTCATACAAGTTTTATAGAACTATCTGCTAAAGTGAATGAGGATATGCCGTATTATGTGGTAAACAAGGTTATTGAGGCATTGAGTCAAAAAGGGATATGCCCAGCTAAAGCAAAGGTGTTAGTTCTTGGGGTTGCATTTAAGCGTAATGTTGCAGATTTGAGGGATTCACCCGCTTTAAAGATAATGGAGATTTTGAAAAATAAGGTATCCAAACTAAGTTATAATGACCCTTATATTAAGACTATAAGTATAAATAACCATAAGTATACATCAATCCTTCTCACAAACGATATCTTAAAGGCCACGGATTGCGCCCTGATAGCAACTGACCACAGTGTCTACGATTACAAGTCGATTGTGAAGAATTCAAAGCTTGTTGTAGACACAAGAAATGCAACTAAGGGTCTAAAAGGGGGTAATATTATAAAACTTGGCTGTTAG